A stretch of DNA from Dehalococcoidia bacterium:
TCTTCGGCGGTGGCTACCAGCAGTGCTGGGAGGCCCTCCGCTCCGGCCAGGTCGACGTCACCGTTATCGCCGGCGACGTGTCTGCCAGCCTTTACAACGAGGTCCTCGGCGCCACGCGCGTGCTCGAGCAGCAGGGTCCGCTGCCATCGCACGCCGTCCTGCTGTCGAAGGACTTGCGGGAGCCGCTGCGCACCCGCGCCGTCGAAGCGCTCATGGGCCTCGGCGACCCTCAGTACCGGGACCTGATGCGCGGCTTCATCTCCGGCATCTTCGTCCGCTTCGAGAAATCGGACGCGGCGACCCACCTCTCGGCCTTCAAAGGCTACCTCGCCCTGACCGGCCTGGCGTTCACAGAGACCGTGCGGTGAAAGAGGACGGCGATGCCGTTGGCTGCGAAGACGTCTGGTTCGCCTACAGGAGGGACGCCTGGGTCCTCCGCGGCGTAACGCTCTCCGTCGCTCCGGGCGGCTTCGTCGCGATTCTCGGCCGTTCCGGGTCGGGCAAAACGACGCTCGTAAAGGTGCTCGCCGGGCTGATGCAGCCGGACCGCGGTGCCGTACGCCTCCTGGGCCAGGACGTGAGCCGCGGGACACCCCCTGGCCTCCGGCGCCGGGTCGGCTACATCCCGCAGCAGCTTGGCCTCGTCCGCAGCCTGAGCGCCCTGGATAACACGCTCATGGGCCTCCTCGGGCGGCGCAAAGGCCTCGCCACCCTCGCCGGCCTCTTTCCCTCGGCGGACATCGCGCAGGCCCGCTGGTGGCTCGAACGCCTGAGCATCGGCCACAAGGCTTCCGAGCCCGTCTACCGCCTCAGCGGCGGCGAGCGCCAGCGCGTCGCCATCGCCCGGACGATGCTGCAGGGCCCGGAGATCGTGTTCGCCGACGAGTTCGTCTCCGACCTCGACCTGCCGCGCGCCGCCGAAATCCTCGCGCTCATGCGCTCGATCAGCGAGGACCAGGGCATCACGTTCGTGGTCAACCTGCACGACCTCCCCCTGGTCCGCGAGTTTGGCGGCCGGGCACTGGTGCTCGACGAAGGCCGCATTGTCCTCGACCTACCGGCAGCCGAGGTCTCGCATACCACCCTGGAGGCGGCCCTGAGGTGAGGCGCGACGCCTACGTCGTCGGGCTTTCTGCCCTCATAGTCGCCGTCCTCCTCGCCGATGTCGGCCTTTTCGACCTCGACCGCCTGGCGCGGGGACTCGAGAACCTCGGCACCTTCAGCAAGGACACCGTCCCGCCAGACTTCGGGATCGTCCCCGACCTCGTCGACCCCCTGGTCGAGACCGTCGAGATGGCCGTCGCCGGGACCTTTCTTGGCTTCGTCCTCTCGGTGCCGCTTGGCCTCGTCGGAGCGCGCAACCTCTCGCCCCTGCCGCTGGTCGCCGTCGCCCGCCTGATCGTCGCTGTTACCCGCACCATCCCAACGCTGGTCTGGGCGATCCTGTTCGTGATCATGGTAGGCCTGGGGCCGCTGGCGGGCACGCTCGGCATCGCCATTTACACGGTGGGCTACCTGGGGAAGCTTTATGCCGAGGCCTTCGAGGCCGCCGACCCGGAGGTCGTCGAAGCCGTCCGCGGCGTCGGCGCCTCGCGTGCTCAGCTCGCGCGATTCGTCCTCTGGCCGGAAGCGGCTAACAGCCTCCTCAGCCAGCTCATGTTCATGGTCGAGTACAACATCCGTGCCTCGTCCATCCTCGGCTTCGTCGGCGCGGGCGGCATTGGCTTCTACATCCAGGTGTACGTCCAGACGCTGCAGTACCAGCGCCTTGCGGCTCTCCTCCTCCTTACGCTGGCGCTAGTATTGCTCCTGGACGTGCTCAGCGCCTGGGTAAGGGAGCGCTATCTCCTGACGGCGCGCTGAGCGCCCCGGGAGGTAGCACGATCGAGCCGCACGGCCCCCCTCCGCGGACGAGACGACAGGGCGGCAGGCCGCTGCTGGGCCTGCTGTTCGCCGGTTCCCTTTTTCTTGGCGGCTGCTCCTTCTGGCGCACTGAGGCCGCCATCGACCACACGACCATTACGGTCGTGAACTACAACATGATGCATGGCCTCTACGACGAGGACCCCCGCGCCCCTGACTTCGACCGCTTCGCCGACCGGCTGGCCCTGCTGGCGCGCGAGCTCAGCGTCCTGAAGCCGGACATCCTCGTCCTCCAGGAGTTCGCGAACAGCCCGGTGGCTGGCTACCCGGACGTGCGCGTCGTGCTCATGGATGCCTTGGGCCCGGACTACCGGATGGTCTTCGGCGAGGCCGGCAGCACGCGCATCAACGAAGGCACCCTCGGCCGCATGACCATCACGCGCCTGCCGGTGGTCTCGGCCGCGAACCGCCCCATCTTTCAGGGAAGGTCGGCCCACCGGGTCACGGTGCAGACGAAGGGCGGCGTCATCGACATCTACAACGTCCACCTCGAGGGCCCGGAGCTCGTCGGCCACCAGGAACTCGAGGTCGTCCGGCTGCTCACGTTCATCGACTCCGCCGGGCGCAACCAGAACCCGGTGATCCTCGCCGGCGACTTCAACTCCCGTCCCGGCGATGCCGCCCTCGTCCGCGTCGCCCAGCTCGGTTTCCGCGACGTCGCCGCCGAGAAGTACGACGTGACCTGCGAGAAGGCGGGCGACCCTGGCTGCACTCGCGCCACCGCCCCCTCTCTGGTCAACAACCTCCGGAACCTCGCCGATATCCGCATCGACTACATGTTCGTCCGCGGCGGCCTGGACATCGACCTCAAGACCGTTTCGGCGGCGCCTTTCCTAAACAGGCCCCTGCAGACGGACACGCGCGAGCTCCTCTGGGTCTCGGACCACATCGGTATCCAGGCTACGTTCGAGGTCGTCCGCCAGCCCGCCCTACGCCCCGGCGCCCGCCTGGCGCCACGCGGTTGCGAGGTCGCGCTCGCCAGCCCGCCGCCCGCGTCGGCGCCGCGCGCCGCCTTCCTCCGCCGCGAAGACGATGATGACCAGGACGGCCTCGCCTAAAGGTAGTCCGCGAAAGTTGGCCGCAGGCGGGAGAAGACCCAGGTCCCCAGCGC
This window harbors:
- a CDS encoding ATP-binding cassette domain-containing protein — encoded protein: MKEDGDAVGCEDVWFAYRRDAWVLRGVTLSVAPGGFVAILGRSGSGKTTLVKVLAGLMQPDRGAVRLLGQDVSRGTPPGLRRRVGYIPQQLGLVRSLSALDNTLMGLLGRRKGLATLAGLFPSADIAQARWWLERLSIGHKASEPVYRLSGGERQRVAIARTMLQGPEIVFADEFVSDLDLPRAAEILALMRSISEDQGITFVVNLHDLPLVREFGGRALVLDEGRIVLDLPAAEVSHTTLEAALR
- the phnE gene encoding phosphonate ABC transporter, permease protein PhnE — its product is MRRDAYVVGLSALIVAVLLADVGLFDLDRLARGLENLGTFSKDTVPPDFGIVPDLVDPLVETVEMAVAGTFLGFVLSVPLGLVGARNLSPLPLVAVARLIVAVTRTIPTLVWAILFVIMVGLGPLAGTLGIAIYTVGYLGKLYAEAFEAADPEVVEAVRGVGASRAQLARFVLWPEAANSLLSQLMFMVEYNIRASSILGFVGAGGIGFYIQVYVQTLQYQRLAALLLLTLALVLLLDVLSAWVRERYLLTAR
- a CDS encoding endonuclease/exonuclease/phosphatase family protein, which codes for MNYNMMHGLYDEDPRAPDFDRFADRLALLARELSVLKPDILVLQEFANSPVAGYPDVRVVLMDALGPDYRMVFGEAGSTRINEGTLGRMTITRLPVVSAANRPIFQGRSAHRVTVQTKGGVIDIYNVHLEGPELVGHQELEVVRLLTFIDSAGRNQNPVILAGDFNSRPGDAALVRVAQLGFRDVAAEKYDVTCEKAGDPGCTRATAPSLVNNLRNLADIRIDYMFVRGGLDIDLKTVSAAPFLNRPLQTDTRELLWVSDHIGIQATFEVVRQPALRPGARLAPRGCEVALASPPPASAPRAAFLRREDDDDQDGLA